A window of Flavobacterium flavigenum contains these coding sequences:
- a CDS encoding radical SAM protein gives MPVRKYTYYDFTLSLCPECLKRIDAKIVFEDENVYMLKRCPEHGNSKVLIADDIPYYKNIRNYNKPSETPYTFNTKTHYGCPYDCGLCPDHEQHSCLTVVEVTDRCNLTCPTCYAGSSPSYGRHRTLEEIKIMLDTIVLNEKEPDVVQISGGEPTIHPQFFEILDYAKSLPIRHLMLNTNGIKIAKDKAFAQRLKSYSPDFEIYLQFDSFEDSVLQELRGADLSEIRKQALENLNELNLSTTLVVTLQKGLNDNEIGKIVEFALKQKCVRGVTFQPTQIAGRLENFNPEKDRMTLTEVRRKILEQTSIFNSDDLLPVPCNPDALVMGYALKLGDEVFPLTRYINPNDLLDNSKNTIIYEQDEVLHGKMIELFSTGNSVEVAQENLKSILCCLPNIDAPELGYDNLFRIIIMQFIDAYNFDVRAIKKSCVHIVNKDNKIIPFETMNLFYRDDKIERLEELRSKI, from the coding sequence ATGCCAGTTAGAAAATACACTTATTATGATTTTACCTTAAGCCTTTGTCCGGAATGCTTAAAGCGGATTGATGCTAAAATTGTTTTTGAAGACGAGAATGTGTACATGCTCAAAAGATGCCCGGAACACGGAAATTCAAAGGTGCTGATTGCAGATGATATTCCGTACTATAAAAACATCCGAAACTACAACAAACCTTCTGAAACACCTTATACCTTTAATACCAAAACACATTACGGCTGTCCGTATGATTGTGGCCTTTGCCCGGATCACGAACAGCATTCCTGCCTTACGGTTGTGGAGGTTACAGACCGATGCAATTTGACTTGTCCGACCTGTTACGCCGGTTCATCACCTTCGTATGGAAGGCACAGAACGCTCGAAGAAATAAAAATCATGCTGGACACAATTGTTTTAAACGAAAAAGAACCTGATGTTGTCCAGATCAGCGGAGGTGAACCGACGATTCATCCTCAGTTTTTTGAGATTTTAGATTATGCAAAGTCACTTCCGATCAGGCATTTAATGCTCAACACTAACGGAATCAAAATCGCAAAAGACAAAGCATTTGCCCAAAGGCTAAAAAGCTATTCGCCGGATTTTGAAATTTACCTGCAATTTGATTCTTTTGAAGATAGTGTATTGCAGGAACTTCGTGGTGCCGATTTGAGCGAAATACGGAAACAGGCGTTAGAAAACCTGAATGAGCTTAATTTGTCCACAACACTGGTGGTTACGCTTCAAAAAGGACTGAATGATAACGAAATAGGTAAAATAGTAGAATTTGCACTAAAGCAAAAATGTGTGCGGGGTGTTACATTTCAACCCACACAAATTGCCGGAAGGCTGGAAAACTTCAACCCCGAAAAGGATCGGATGACACTAACCGAAGTAAGAAGGAAAATTTTGGAACAAACCTCCATTTTTAATTCAGATGATTTGCTTCCCGTTCCCTGCAATCCCGATGCTTTGGTAATGGGTTATGCTTTGAAACTGGGTGATGAGGTTTTTCCGTTAACCCGATACATTAATCCGAATGATCTATTGGACAATAGCAAAAACACCATTATTTACGAACAGGACGAAGTGCTGCACGGAAAAATGATTGAATTGTTCAGTACAGGAAATTCGGTAGAAGTCGCTCAGGAAAATCTCAAGTCAATTCTTTGCTGTCTGCCCAATATTGATGCTCCTGAGTTAGGGTACGATAACTTGTTCAGAATTATTATCATGCAGTTTATAGATGCCTATAATTTTGATGTCAGGGCAATTAAAAAATCATGTGTACATATTGTCAACAAAGACAATAAAATAATCCCGTTTGAAACCATGAATTTGTTTTACAGGGACGACAAAATAGAAAGATTAGAAGAATTAAGAAGTAAAATTTAA
- a CDS encoding type II toxin-antitoxin system RelE/ParE family toxin: protein MSYFLKIDNDAFNDILNTSEWYEAQLKGLGLRYKNQVKKQINSLKKNPHLFSIKYDEIRCRKIEKFPFLIHYKIDENLKLISVFAVFHTSRNPEIWKKRQ, encoded by the coding sequence TTGAGCTACTTTTTAAAAATAGACAATGACGCATTCAATGACATTCTAAATACTTCTGAATGGTATGAGGCGCAATTGAAAGGTTTAGGTTTACGGTATAAAAATCAAGTCAAAAAGCAGATAAATTCGTTAAAGAAAAATCCACATCTGTTTTCTATAAAATATGATGAAATACGATGCCGTAAAATTGAAAAATTCCCTTTTCTAATTCATTATAAAATTGATGAGAATTTAAAATTAATAAGTGTTTTTGCTGTTTTCCATACTTCAAGAAACCCTGAAATCTGGAAAAAACGACAATAA
- a CDS encoding prolipoprotein diacylglyceryl transferase codes for MKLPFEPVLFGYEINIHLVLEYLAFFIGYRYYAFLRKRTTDSIITINRLSIILGAALGAFLGSRIVGFLEHPVVISDIKSFLGLFNTKTIMGGLFGGLLGVEIAKKIIGEKESSGDLFTFPIILGIFIGRIGCFLSGTNEFTYGKATTFFLGMNLGDNIKRHPIALYELLFLVVLFIFLKKIQSKNLKNGLLFQYFMIAYFTFRFCIEFIKPNHFFVAGLSSIQILCLICLLYYHKTILNLFVKNAS; via the coding sequence ATGAAGCTTCCGTTTGAACCAGTCCTGTTTGGTTATGAAATTAATATCCATTTAGTTCTAGAATACCTGGCCTTTTTTATAGGCTATCGGTATTATGCTTTTTTACGAAAAAGAACTACAGACAGCATCATAACAATCAATCGGTTATCTATTATTTTAGGCGCTGCACTCGGCGCTTTTTTGGGTTCAAGGATTGTCGGTTTCTTAGAGCACCCAGTTGTTATTTCTGATATTAAATCCTTTTTAGGGCTTTTCAATACCAAAACCATTATGGGCGGATTGTTTGGCGGGCTTTTAGGAGTTGAGATTGCCAAAAAAATCATTGGTGAAAAAGAATCCTCGGGCGATTTGTTTACGTTTCCGATTATTCTGGGAATTTTTATCGGGAGAATCGGCTGCTTTTTATCCGGAACAAATGAATTTACGTATGGAAAAGCAACCACTTTTTTTCTGGGAATGAATCTGGGCGATAATATAAAACGCCATCCGATTGCCTTGTATGAGTTGCTTTTTTTGGTCGTATTATTTATTTTTCTGAAAAAGATACAAAGCAAAAACCTTAAAAATGGTCTGTTATTTCAGTATTTTATGATTGCTTATTTTACATTCCGATTCTGTATAGAATTTATAAAACCCAATCATTTCTTTGTTGCAGGGCTGAGTTCGATTCAGATTTTATGCTTAATTTGTCTGCTTTATTATCACAAAACAATTTTAAATTTATTCGTAAAAAATGCCAGTTAG
- a CDS encoding 1-phosphofructokinase family hexose kinase, with protein sequence MKSFDIVTVTVNPSVDKSTHFSGLVAEQKIRCKEPQFDAGGGGINVSKAISRLRGSSLAVFTSGGPVGEMLKDLVAKEKVDFEAIETETATRENFIAVDDNTNSQYRFGFTGDVLSDSEVEKLLETISKLKPKFLVASGSLNEGLSSDFYQKVAEIAKETNSKLIVDTSGEALKKVVETGVYLIKPNVGELAKLVGVERLETEQVDEAAKEIIAKGGAEIVVVSLGPQGAILVTKDQCEFVPAPNVAKKSTVGAGDSMVGGIVWALSQNKNLKEVIRWGVACGSAATMNEGTQLFKFEDANRLFEWLKNK encoded by the coding sequence ATGAAATCATTTGATATAGTTACCGTCACAGTAAATCCTTCAGTAGATAAAAGCACCCATTTTTCTGGTTTGGTTGCAGAACAGAAAATAAGGTGCAAAGAGCCTCAATTTGATGCTGGAGGTGGCGGAATAAATGTTTCTAAAGCAATTTCCCGTCTTCGCGGAAGTTCGCTGGCAGTTTTTACATCAGGTGGACCCGTTGGAGAGATGCTGAAAGATTTAGTAGCTAAAGAAAAAGTTGATTTTGAAGCAATCGAAACTGAAACAGCAACAAGAGAAAACTTCATTGCAGTTGATGATAATACCAATTCACAATATCGTTTTGGGTTTACAGGAGATGTGTTGTCCGATTCAGAAGTTGAAAAGCTTTTAGAAACGATTTCGAAGTTAAAACCAAAATTTTTGGTAGCAAGCGGCAGCCTGAATGAAGGTCTGTCTTCAGATTTTTATCAGAAAGTAGCCGAAATTGCGAAGGAAACAAACTCAAAATTAATTGTTGATACTTCCGGCGAAGCATTGAAAAAAGTAGTAGAAACCGGTGTTTATTTAATTAAGCCTAATGTTGGTGAATTAGCAAAACTGGTTGGGGTTGAACGTTTGGAAACCGAACAAGTTGACGAAGCAGCCAAAGAAATCATTGCTAAAGGAGGTGCTGAAATTGTTGTGGTTTCACTTGGTCCGCAAGGTGCGATATTGGTAACTAAAGATCAATGCGAATTTGTGCCGGCACCGAATGTTGCCAAAAAAAGTACCGTTGGCGCAGGAGACAGCATGGTAGGAGGAATCGTTTGGGCATTGTCGCAGAATAAAAACCTGAAAGAAGTTATTCGTTGGGGAGTCGCCTGCGGATCTGCAGCTACAATGAATGAAGGAACACAATTGTTTAAATTTGAAGATGCCAATCGTTTGTTTGAATGGCTGAAAAACAAATGA
- a CDS encoding helix-turn-helix transcriptional regulator, which yields MLDETPKRFDRIVAILIQLQSKKIVKAQELADRFECSLRTIYRDIRTLEASGVPIYSEAGVGYALMDGYRLPPVMFTREEVSSFIAAEKLMQKFTDPSLGTHYASAMYKLKSVLRSNDKDYLSNIESRVVMQTAEPLFNDNSPNTLAVLFEGIAEKKQILLTYKTYEKDETTQRNLEPVGVFHDHNNWYFLGYCHLRKDYRQFRTDRIQAIKKTDFDFTIEHDSLETYLNKNEAIPTTKVRILIEKKIARYLETEKKYHGFVSEKEIDGQIEMTFMCRDIDSGFPRWFLMFGDYATILEPESLKTRALELLEINKQRLL from the coding sequence ATGCTCGACGAAACCCCAAAACGATTTGACCGGATTGTTGCCATCCTGATTCAATTGCAATCTAAAAAAATTGTAAAGGCACAGGAATTGGCAGATCGTTTTGAATGTAGTCTGAGAACAATTTACAGGGATATCAGAACCCTTGAAGCTTCGGGTGTTCCTATTTATAGTGAAGCTGGAGTGGGTTATGCTTTAATGGACGGTTACAGATTGCCTCCGGTTATGTTTACGCGTGAAGAAGTTAGCAGTTTTATTGCTGCCGAAAAACTGATGCAGAAATTTACCGATCCTTCTTTGGGAACACATTATGCATCGGCGATGTACAAACTGAAATCGGTTTTGCGAAGCAATGACAAAGACTATCTTTCGAATATCGAATCGCGGGTGGTAATGCAGACTGCTGAACCTCTGTTTAACGACAATTCTCCCAATACTTTAGCAGTTCTTTTTGAAGGAATTGCCGAGAAAAAACAAATTCTGCTGACGTACAAAACGTATGAAAAAGACGAAACTACACAGCGGAATTTAGAACCTGTTGGTGTTTTTCACGATCATAATAATTGGTATTTTTTGGGATACTGCCATTTACGAAAAGATTACAGGCAATTTCGAACAGACCGGATTCAGGCAATAAAAAAAACAGATTTTGATTTTACTATCGAACACGATTCTCTCGAAACCTATCTCAATAAAAACGAAGCAATCCCCACAACAAAGGTTCGGATTCTCATAGAAAAGAAAATTGCAAGATATCTGGAAACGGAAAAAAAATACCATGGTTTTGTTTCTGAAAAAGAAATCGACGGACAAATCGAAATGACTTTTATGTGCCGTGATATCGATAGTGGTTTCCCTCGTTGGTTTTTGATGTTTGGAGATTACGCCACAATTCTAGAACCTGAAAGTCTTAAAACAAGAGCTTTAGAACTATTAGAAATCAACAAACAAAGGCTTTTGTAG
- a CDS encoding DinB family protein: MKTLEAQVITSEDLLKHWQGHRALTRRLIELFPEKDFFEFSIGGMRPFAKLIDELLAIAAPGLKAIVNRDSQPYTEGEEKLIFKAQYLEKWDEATAEINKYWEQLSVEDFNETFKLFGQYEFPIIQNILYFIDNEIHHRGQAYVYLRALNIEPPFFWER, translated from the coding sequence ATGAAAACATTAGAAGCACAAGTAATTACTTCAGAAGATTTATTGAAACACTGGCAGGGACACAGAGCATTAACCCGTCGTTTAATTGAACTTTTTCCGGAAAAGGATTTCTTCGAATTTTCAATAGGAGGAATGCGCCCATTTGCGAAATTGATTGATGAACTTTTGGCAATTGCAGCTCCTGGACTTAAAGCAATTGTAAACCGCGACAGCCAGCCTTATACTGAAGGAGAGGAGAAACTGATTTTCAAAGCGCAATATCTTGAAAAATGGGATGAAGCTACAGCAGAAATCAATAAATACTGGGAGCAATTATCTGTAGAAGATTTCAACGAGACTTTTAAGCTTTTTGGGCAGTATGAATTTCCGATTATTCAGAATATCTTATACTTTATAGACAACGAGATCCACCACCGCGGTCAGGCTTATGTCTATTTAAGAGCTTTAAATATCGAGCCTCCATTTTTTTGGGAAAGATAG
- a CDS encoding addiction module protein, translated as METIKLNINLSVNQLVEAVKQLSPKDRLKINDAIWSDNVEIPVEHQEIVLDRMAKAKANPKRLLDWDEVSKNL; from the coding sequence ATGGAAACTATAAAACTAAACATCAATCTTAGTGTTAACCAATTGGTTGAAGCAGTAAAGCAATTATCTCCCAAAGACAGGTTAAAAATCAATGATGCAATCTGGAGTGACAATGTGGAAATTCCTGTTGAACATCAGGAAATAGTTCTAGACAGAATGGCAAAAGCTAAAGCAAATCCTAAAAGACTTTTAGACTGGGATGAAGTTTCTAAAAATCTATAA
- a CDS encoding DinB family protein, producing the protein MSLKKIMSNYADYNLWVNHQFVNWLSPKSDELLYAEVPSSFSTIIKTLDHIWSTEEYWFSVISETDLSEKKPESELSKEEIFEGLLNSSLKLKHLINSLPEEDLMKEVKIVNPWFECELPISDYLLQVINHGTYHRGQIVTMGRNIGITDASNTDYNFYNVVKQQH; encoded by the coding sequence ATGAGTTTAAAGAAAATAATGTCCAATTATGCAGATTATAATTTATGGGTAAACCACCAATTCGTAAACTGGCTTTCGCCGAAATCTGATGAATTGCTCTATGCAGAAGTACCTTCAAGTTTTTCAACAATTATAAAAACACTTGATCATATCTGGTCAACAGAAGAATATTGGTTTTCTGTTATTTCTGAAACTGATTTATCAGAAAAGAAACCCGAAAGTGAATTGTCGAAAGAAGAAATCTTTGAAGGTTTATTAAATTCATCTCTAAAATTGAAACATTTAATCAATTCATTGCCGGAAGAAGATTTAATGAAAGAAGTTAAAATCGTTAATCCGTGGTTTGAATGCGAATTGCCTATTTCGGATTATCTGCTTCAGGTTATTAATCACGGCACTTATCACAGAGGCCAGATTGTAACGATGGGCCGGAATATCGGAATTACAGATGCCTCAAACACCGATTATAATTTTTATAATGTTGTAAAACAGCAGCATTAA